Genomic segment of Bradyrhizobium diazoefficiens:
GCGAGCCGGCTATCGCGTGAAGGAAATGCGGATCGTCGACGACCATGGCAGGCGCATCGCCGGCTTCGGTACGGACGTGTTCGACGAGCTCACGAGCGGACGCTACGTCACGCTGGCACGAAGCGATCTGTCGCGCCTGTTGTACGGCACGGTCTGCGATGGCATCGAAACGATCTTCGACGACGAGATCGTTGCCCTGGAGCCGCAGCCCGATCGGGTCGATGTCCGGTTGCGGCGCATCGGGAAGCGGCGTTTCGATCTCGTCGTCGGCGCCGATGGTCTGCATTCGCAGGTGCGGCGTCTCGCGTTCGGACCGACCGAGACTTTCGAAAGACATCTCGGCTACAGCGTCGCAGCATTCGAAGCCCGCGGCTATCGTCGGCGTGACGAGAATGTGTATCTCATGCACAATCGACCGGGCCGCATGATCGGACGTTTCGCGTTGCGCGACGATCGAACCTTGTTCCTCTTCGTATTTCAAGGCCATGCGGACCAGCTTGCCGCGCAGAAGGCGAAGCTTCACGATCTCTATCGCGACGCCGGCTGGGAGTGCCCGGACATTCTGCACGAACTCGACTGCGCGGATGAATTGTATTGTGACCGGGTCAGCCAGATCAGGATGGACGGCTGGTCGCGAGGCCGCGTCGCCCTCATCGGCGACGCTGCATTCTGCGTCTCCCTCACCGCCGGGCAGGGCTCGGCTCTGGCCATGATCTCGGCCTATGTGCTCGCAGGCGAGCTTGCGCGGGCCAACGGGCGATACGATGAGGCGTTTGGCAGCTACGAGGCCCGCTTGCGCGATTTTATCGGCGCCAAGCAGCGCGGCGCGGCGCGGTTCGCTGCGGCATTGGCGCCGCGGACGCCGGGGGGACTCTGGTTTCGCAACCAAATCGTCAGAATGTTTGCGTTGCCGGGCGCGGCGCGGCTTGTGATCGGTCGCGATCTTGCCGACAGGCTGAGCCTGCCGGACTATCGCTGGGAGGAACGGGGGCTCCCCGTGCTGAAGTGAACTAGCGCGGCCCGCGCAACTGCAAAGTCAGCTCCTCCATCGCGTCGGGGACGCCACAACATCGGCTCAGAACAGCGGGCATGCGGCGAAATCCGGCTTCCCGCTTTGCTAGCGCTATGATTGCGACTCTGTAACCCTATTTCTTCGCAAGGATACGTAGCCGCGCCGTGGCATCAGCGACGATGGTACCGTTCGTATCAACGAGGTCGGCCTGCACGACGACCTCGCGATCCGTCCGTTCGACGACGCGCGCACGCGCTGTAACGGCTCCCACCGGTGCTGGCTTCAGGAAGCGTGTATCGAGACTTTTCGTGACGGCGGTCTGTTCGGACGAGAGCGCGGCCAGCGCGCAAAGTCCGGTCGCAGAGTCCAGCATCGCCGCGAGAAATCCGCCCTGGATGGTGCCGTGCCTGTTGGTGAACGCGACCTGAGCCTGGAAGCGGATCACCGCATGCCCGCTTTCGTCAAAGCCGAGCCATTCGCGACCTAGCAATTGGGCGCCGGGTGGGAGCTGAGTTTCCGTATCATTCAAGGCGATCACCCATGCTGGCATCATGCCCCTGTTTTGCCCGTCGGGTCAAGTTTATTTTCGAAAAAGCGAAGTTCCGGAAATGCGAAGTCGCAACAGGCCCTTCGCTACTGTGCATGGGGTTGTTTTCGAATTTTGGGGCTGGAGGCACAGTCCAGGCTGGTCGCGCACGGCCGCGCGTGCGGACGCTCAGCCCTTCGGTCCGCGCAGCTGCACCGTCAGCTTCTCCATCGCGTCGGCAACGTCACGCCATCGCGACAGCCAGCTGCGCGGAAAGCGGAAGGTGAGGTCGGCGCCGTCGATGCGGCGCTCGGACAGGCACATGCCGGGCGTGGCGGCATCGCGCGTGCAGCGCGCAGCGAGCGCGGGGCTCGTTGCGGAATAGAAATCCTCGCTGCCATAGGGCGTGTCGCTGCGGAACATCCGCATCGTCAGCCCGTCGTCCGATGCCGCCGCAGCCTGGTCGAAATAGCGCGGATAGATCGTCGCGGTTCGCTGCTCGGGCGACATCGCATCGTGATGCGCTGATATCGACAGGAAGATGCGGTCGATCGGCTGCATCGCCGTGTCTACGGTGTCAGCGGTCACATGCCGCGGCCCGCTAGGCGCTTCCAGCGAGGGATAGAGGAAATCGAGATCGATGCGCTCCTGCGGGCCGGAGTGCCGCTGGATCTTCATCCGGATCGCCGAGATCGGCAGGTTGAACAGCGTTCCGCCGACGCTGACCGGCAGCTTGTCCGGCGCGTCGGCACCGCCCGTGCTCCAGGTCGGCCACAACAGATAGGCAACCAGCGCGATCGCGCTCGCGGCGAATACGCCGGTGAGCGCAAACGGGACGAGATGCGTCCGGGTGCGAGTTCTGGGAGAGCGAGGGGAGGTTGCCGAAAACACCGTCATGAGGTCGCGCAAATGGTCCGCAGGTCGGCCGGTGGCCGACGAATCACCGGGGAATATGCCACGCGGCGGCGATATCGCGGAAGGTTCCGGGCTGCCGGGAACGGCGGAGGGCTCTGCGTGGGCCGGGCGGCACCGTTAACCTTCGCTTAAGGATAATGTAGCGTTAACCGGCACTATTTGTCACAGGAAGGTACCTCGCGTTGCGTATGGGCGGACCGTTCCGATGACACCTGAAGCTTTCAACACTCTCTTCTCGATCTGCATCGGCTTCGCGCTCGCCGGCGCGCTCGCGAATGGATACCAGGCGATGTCGCAACGGCCCGCCGGTTTCGGGCTGTTGCAGGAGGGCGTTGCCCCCAGGACGTTTGCAGCGGTGCCGTTCCTGGTGTTCGCCGCGCCCTTCATCATCATGCGCAACACGCTGCGCGGCATGCGGGTGGAGAGCCGCCGCTTCGAATTCGTGATGATGGCCACCTGCATCGCCGGCTTCTGGAGCATGATGAGCGGCACGTTCTTCCTGATGACGCTGCGCGCGGCCGGCGTGCTGAGCTGACGCGTTGCAGGACTGACGCGTTGGGAGGGCTGCCGGTGCGGCGGCCCTTTGCCTCGGCGCCGTCGTTTCGCTATGGCTGGGGTTGACGCGACAGGAGACCTCCATGGCGATCTACGAGCTCGACGGGCAGGCGCCCGATCTTCCCTCTGACGGCAATTACTTCATCGCTGAGACCGCGACCGTGATCGGCCGGGTGCGCCTGAAGCCGGGCGCGAGCGTCTGGTTTGGTGCGGTGCTGCGCGGCGACAACGAGTGGATCGAGATCGGCGAGGGCGCCAATGTGCAGGACGGCTCGACTTGCCACACCGATCTCGGCTTTCCCATGGTCATCGGCAAGAACTGCACGGTCGGCCACAACGTCATCCTGCACGGTTGCACCATCGAAGAGGGCGCGCTGATCGGCATGGGCTCGATCGTGATGAATGGCGCCCGGATCGGCCGCAACAGCATCGTCGGCGCCGGTTCCGTCATCACCGAGGGCAAGGAGTTTCCCGAGCGTTCGCTGATCATCGGCTCGCCCGCGCGCGTGATCCGCACACTCGACGACGCCCAGGTGCAGAAGATGGGAAGCGCGGCCAGGTTCTATGTCGCCAACGGTCCGCGCTTCGAGCGGGGCCTGAAGCGGATCGGTTGAGATGGATGTGGGCCTGTCGATCCAGTGCGGTTCCATACCGTAACAATACCGGCCGGTAATTTAATCCTCCGCTAGCGCAATCAGGCTACCTTGGCCCGCTTTCAACCAGAAGGAGCGTCGCCATGGACGCTGCGGCACTGGGATCCGGGCTCGGCGCCGGAACCAAATTATTGAAGAAATTTGTTCAATTCGCACGCGGCGGCGACACGCTGAGCGTTGCGGAGAAAGTCTACAGCATCGCCGGATTTCTGGCGATCGTCACCACTTTTATGCTGGTGATGTCGATCCAATCCGTGCGGCTGCAAGCGACCTATCGCCATATGCAAGCGTCCTCGGCCGAAGCCGCCATCAGCGTCGGCCGCATCAACACGCTGATCTATGCGATCGTGATGGAGTCGCGCGGCATCTACATGTCCGCTGATCGGGGCAAGGCGAAGCAGTTCGGGGATGCGCTGCTGCGGCGGAACCGCGACCTCGCCGAAGCGGTGAAGGCCATGGAACGGACCGTCGGCGATGACGACGCCGAGCAGTTCGCCAGCTTTCGCCAGCGCATCTCGCAGTTCGTCGAGTTCCGCCAGGAGCTGGTACGCCGCGGGCTGGAAATCAGCCCGGCGGCGGCGCGCGAGATGGGTGACAATGATGCCAACCGGACGCTGCGCAGCAACCTCAACGGCGATCTGGAGAAGCTGCAACGGATTTACCGGGAACGCGCCCGTCAGGCCGACGACCTCGCCGACGAAAACCGTTACGCAGCGGCTTATCTGTTCATGCTCGGGCTGGCGGCCCTGCTCCTCGCGGGGCTCAACGTCGTCGTGATGCGGGGCTCGGTGGTCGGCGCGCTAGCCGAGATCACGCAGGCGACCGACCGGATCGCGGACGGCGACGTCAAGAGCGAGGTGCCGCATCTCGGCCGCCATGACGAGATCGGCCACCTTGCGCGCGCCGTGCAGCACTTCCGCGATGCGGTGGCGCGCATTTTCGAGCTGGAGGAGATCGAGCTCGGCACCGCGCAGGCGCGCGACGCGGCGAGGACCGAGCGCGACACGTTCAACGACAAGTACCAGGCCAAGAAATGGCAGCTCTCGGCCGCGATCAACAGCATGCCGCAGGGCCTGATCATGCTCGACAGCAAGGGCAGTGTGGTCGCGATGAACGCCAACTACCGGCGGATCTACAATCTGCCCGAGACGATCCAGGCGGGATCGACGCTCGAGGAAATCCTCCAGCATCGGGTCGAGAGCGGGTTGTTCACCTGCGACGTCGCGAAGTTTGTTGGGGCGGTTCTCAACCGAATCGCCAAGCGCGAACCGGCGGCCAATGAGATCACCCTGAACGACGGCCGCATCATCAAGATCTATGAGCGTCCGATGGACGGCGGCGGCTGGGTATCGGT
This window contains:
- a CDS encoding gamma carbonic anhydrase family protein: MAIYELDGQAPDLPSDGNYFIAETATVIGRVRLKPGASVWFGAVLRGDNEWIEIGEGANVQDGSTCHTDLGFPMVIGKNCTVGHNVILHGCTIEEGALIGMGSIVMNGARIGRNSIVGAGSVITEGKEFPERSLIIGSPARVIRTLDDAQVQKMGSAARFYVANGPRFERGLKRIG
- a CDS encoding DUF6949 family protein, with protein sequence MTPEAFNTLFSICIGFALAGALANGYQAMSQRPAGFGLLQEGVAPRTFAAVPFLVFAAPFIIMRNTLRGMRVESRRFEFVMMATCIAGFWSMMSGTFFLMTLRAAGVLS
- a CDS encoding PAS-domain containing protein, translating into MDAAALGSGLGAGTKLLKKFVQFARGGDTLSVAEKVYSIAGFLAIVTTFMLVMSIQSVRLQATYRHMQASSAEAAISVGRINTLIYAIVMESRGIYMSADRGKAKQFGDALLRRNRDLAEAVKAMERTVGDDDAEQFASFRQRISQFVEFRQELVRRGLEISPAAAREMGDNDANRTLRSNLNGDLEKLQRIYRERARQADDLADENRYAAAYLFMLGLAALLLAGLNVVVMRGSVVGALAEITQATDRIADGDVKSEVPHLGRHDEIGHLARAVQHFRDAVARIFELEEIELGTAQARDAARTERDTFNDKYQAKKWQLSAAINSMPQGLIMLDSKGSVVAMNANYRRIYNLPETIQAGSTLEEILQHRVESGLFTCDVAKFVGAVLNRIAKREPAANEITLNDGRIIKIYERPMDGGGWVSVQEDVTEQRQRERILQRMERFLATIIENVAEGIIAKDARNQRYVFVNKAAEKMLGMSRAEIIGKTARELFSAEAATLIERRDRQLLAQKQQLEPIVDTIDNPARGRRVISARRVQIGGAGEESHMFVTMVEDRTEKMVAAA
- a CDS encoding PaaI family thioesterase is translated as MIALNDTETQLPPGAQLLGREWLGFDESGHAVIRFQAQVAFTNRHGTIQGGFLAAMLDSATGLCALAALSSEQTAVTKSLDTRFLKPAPVGAVTARARVVERTDREVVVQADLVDTNGTIVADATARLRILAKK
- a CDS encoding FAD-binding domain, producing MKTVLISGAGIAGPTLAYWLRAGGYAPTLVERAPALRSGGYVIDFWGLGYDIAERMGLLPAIERAGYRVKEMRIVDDHGRRIAGFGTDVFDELTSGRYVTLARSDLSRLLYGTVCDGIETIFDDEIVALEPQPDRVDVRLRRIGKRRFDLVVGADGLHSQVRRLAFGPTETFERHLGYSVAAFEARGYRRRDENVYLMHNRPGRMIGRFALRDDRTLFLFVFQGHADQLAAQKAKLHDLYRDAGWECPDILHELDCADELYCDRVSQIRMDGWSRGRVALIGDAAFCVSLTAGQGSALAMISAYVLAGELARANGRYDEAFGSYEARLRDFIGAKQRGAARFAAALAPRTPGGLWFRNQIVRMFALPGAARLVIGRDLADRLSLPDYRWEERGLPVLK